The Aeromicrobium yanjiei DNA segment GGCCGACGCCTCCTCCAAGGGGTTGAGCTGGGAGCGGTGCAGGTTCTCCAGCAAGGCGTCGCGCAGGAGGTCCTCGTCGGAGGTGTCCCTGACAATCGCACCGATGGTCTCCAGGCCGGCCTTGCCGGTCGCCCGCCACCGCCGCTCGCCCATGATGAGCTCATAGCGGTCCTTGGCGACCTCGCGCACGACGACCGGTTGGAGCAGCCCGACCTCCTTGATCGAGTGCACCAGCTCGGACATGTGGTCCTCGTCGAACACCTGACGCGGCTGGCGCGGGTTCGGGACGATCTGGTCCAGCGGGATCTCGGCGAACCGAGCACCCTCGATCTCCTGCAGCCCTGTGGCCTTGGCCTCGGCGGAGCTGGACGGGATGAGGGACTCGAGGCCTCGGCCCAGTCCACGGCGTGTGCTCATCGTGCCTTCGTTCCGGCCACCGCGATCTCGCGCGCGGCCTCGAGATAGGACAGCGCGCCCGAGGACGTGCTGTCGTACGTGATGACGGACTGCTGATAGCTCGGCGCCTCCGAGATGCGGACCGAGCGGGGGATCGGGGTGCTGATCACGATGTCACCGAAGTGGGAGCGGACCTCCTGCGCCACGCCGGCGGAAAGCCGGGTCCGTCCGTCGAACATCGTCAGCAGGATCGTGGTGATCTCGAGCTTGGGGTTCAGGTGGGATCGGATGAGGTCGATGTTGCGCACCAGCTGGCCCAGGCCCTCCAGCGCGTAGTACTCGCACTGGATCGGGATCAGCACCTCCCGGCCCGCCACCATCGCATTGACCGTCAGCAGTCCGAGCGAGGGAGGGCAGTCGATCAGGACGTAGTCGATGCGGTCCCCCGCCTGCTCCCGCGCACGCAGGTACGACTGCAGGGCGCGGTCGAGCCGCGACTCCCGGGCCACGAGCGACACCAGCTCGATCTCGGCACCCGCGAGGTCGATCGAGGCCGGCAGGACCGTGAGGCCCTCGATGTCAGGGCACGGCTGCACGAGCTCATGGAGGTCGGTGCCTTCGACGATCGCCTCGTAGACGCCCGGGGTGCCCTCGCTGTGCGGGATGTTCAGGGCCGTCGAGGCATTGCCCTGGGGGTCCAGGTCGACCACGAGGACCCGCAGGCCCTTCTGGGCCAGCGCGGCGGCCACGTTCACGGTGGTCGTCGTCTTGCCGACGCCGCCCTTCTGGTTCGCCACGACGAACACGCGCGTGTTGACAGGTCGGTCGAAGGTCGAGACCGCAGTCGCCCTGCGCAGCAGCGACACGTGCTCCTGCGCAGCAGCGGCCAGCGGAGTCGACTCGTCGTTGGACGGGACCGGGACGCTGTATGACGAGGCCGCGGTCGGTGCACCCGAGCGGCGGTCCGCCTGGCGGGGCTGATCGCTCATGCTGTCCCCCTTGCTCGTTTCACGTGAAACATCGCTCACTTGGTGATCTCGACGACGGTCGTCGGCACGTCGCCATTGTCGTACGTCGTGACCACGATAGACGTCGCGCCGAGCCGGTGGAGAGTCGCCGTCGCGGTGGAGACCTCCTCTGCAGCCGAACGCCCCTTCATCGCCAGAAGGACGCCACCGGGTCGCACCAGCGGCATGCACCAGCGGCCCAGCTTGTCGAGTCCGGCGACCGCACGAGCGGTCACCACGTCGTACGTCGCGTGGACCGCCTCCGCACGGGACCGCAGCACCTCGACGTTGTCGAGCCCCAGATCCGCGACGACCTCCTCCAAGAAGTTGGTGCGGCGCAACAGCGGCTCGATCAGCGTCATCTGGATGTCCGGGCGGGCGATGGCCCACACGAGCCCGGGCAGACCGGCCCCGGTGCCGACGTCGGCGACGGTAGCGCCCTGCGGCAGCCGTGGCGCCACGACGGCTGAGTTCATGATGTGGCGGTCCCAGATGCGGGGGACCTCCCGCGGGCCGATCAGGCCCCGGACCACACCGTCGGTCGCCAGCGTGTGGGCATAGCGCTCCGCCAGGTCGAGTCGGGAAGCAAACACCCCCGCCGCGTGCGGCGGGGGTGTTTCACGTGAAACATCGGGAGTCTCCGACATCGGTGCTGCTACTCCCCACCCTCGTCGGCCACGGCCGCCGCCTCGGCCGCTGCGCCGTGCACCACGACATACCGGTGCGGCTCAACGCCGTCGGACGAGCTCGCGAGCCCAGCAGCAGCAACGGCGTCGTGGACGACCTTGCGCTCGAACGGGTTCATCGGGTCCAGGGAGACCGAGGCCTCGCCGGCGTTGACCTTGTCGATCGCCTCACCGGCGATGGCCGCCAGCTCGGCCTTGCGAGCCGCACGGTAGCCGGCCACGTCGAGCATGAGGCGGCTGCGCTCGCCGGTCTCGCGGTACACCGCGAGGCGGGTCAGCTCCTGCAGGGCGTCCAGCACCTCACCGTCCCGGCCCACCAGGTGGTCGAGGTTGCCCCCGACCACGGCGACCGCGGCACGGTCGCCGTCGACGTCCATGTCGATGTCACCGTCGAGGTCGGCGATGTCCAGCAGCCCCTCGAGGAAGTCGGCGGCGATGTCGCCCTCGTTCTCGAGCTTCGACGCGTCACTCATGAGTGGCCGCCTTTCTTCGGGTTCTTGTTCTTGGTGGACGGTGGGTTCGCGGTGATGTCCGGCTTCTTCTTCGGCTGCTTGGCCGGAGCCTTCTGTCCCGCAGGCTTCTTGGTGGGGGACTTGGGCTGCTGCGCGGGCTTCTTGCGCTGGCTGCGCGGCTGGTTCTTCGGCTGGGCACGGGGGGCCGGCTTGGGCGCCTCGACGGGCTCGATCTTCATCGGGTCCTCGGCGACGGTCTTGCCACGCTTCCTGTCGCGCTCCTGCTTGGCCTTGAACGCCGGGGTTCCGGGCGCGGGGTTGTTGCGGATCACGTAGAACTGCTGGCCCATGGTCCAGAAGTTCGAGGTCGTCCAGTAGAAGAGGACACCGAGCGGGAAGGCCACGCCACCGACCGCGAAGACCACGGGGAGGATGTACAGCAGCATCTTCTGCTGCTGGGCGTACTGGCCCGTCATCGCGTCCGCGGGCATGTTCTTGCTCATGAGCTGTCGCTGCGTCGTGAACTGGGTCGCGCACATGATGAGCACCAGCGACATCGTGAGGATCTTCGTCTCGATCGCATCGCTCTTCAAGAAGGTGTCGGCAATCTGCGCCCCTAGCAGCTTTGCACCCTGCAGCTGCTCGGCGTTCTCCGCCGTCATGAAGCCGCGGGCGCCCTCGGCACCGTTACGAGCGGCCTGGTCGATGACCCGGAACAACGCGAAGAAGATCGGCATCTGCAGTATCAGCGGCAAGCACGAGGCGAACGGGTTGGTGCCCGTCTCCTTCCAGAGCTTCATCTGCTCTTGGGTGAGGCGCTCCCGGTCATGCTTGTATTTTTGCTGCAATGCCTTGATCTGCGGCTGCAACAGCTGCATGTTGCGGCTGGACTTGATCTGCTTGACGAACAGCGGGATCAGCAGAGTACGGATCGTGATCGTCAGACCGATGATCGACAGCACCCAGGTCCACCCGGAGTCACCAGACATCCCGAGGGTCTCGAAGATCTTGTGCCAGACCAGCAGGATCCCGGACACCGCGTAGTACAGCGGCGTCATGATCGCGCCACCGATGTCGCCTAGGAAGCCGAACATTCTTCTCCTCTGTGTGACTGCGGAACCGGGTCGTAACCGCCCGAGCTCCACGGATGGCATCGCAGGACGCGACGAACGGCGAGCCAGGTGCCGCGGAGGGCACCATGAGTCTCCACGGCCTGCAAAGCGTAGGCCGAACAGGTCGGATGGTACTTGCAGACCTGCCCGTACAGGGGACTGATCGCGAAGCGATACCCCTTCAGGAGCCAGATCAGCAGGGTCTTCATGGGCGCACGGACCTCATCGGGCACCCGCTCGCGCGAGTGCCGCGTCGAGGTGCTGGGCCAGGGTGGCCGAGCTGGAGCCGTTGGAGGCGGGCAGTGCACGTACGACAACGCGCGAGCCGGGGGGCAAGATGCCCACCCGCTCGCGCATGAGGTGCCGCAGCTGCCGCTTGACGCGGTTGCGGTCCACCGCCGAACCCACTGCCTTGCTCACGACGAAACCGACGGACGTGGGTCCGTCGGTCTCTGCAACGCTGGATCTGGGCAGGACATGGGTGACCAGCGTCGGCTGCACACCCTTGGCGCCACGACGGATCGTGCGCCGGAAGTCCTCCCCGCTGCGCATGCGTTGACTGCGCGCGAGCAACGGCTCAGGCAGACAGCTTGGCGCGACCCTTGCGGCGACGGTCACCGAGGATCGCGCGGCCGGCGCGGGTGCGCATGCGGAGACGGAAGCCGTGCTTCTTGGCGCGGCGACGGTTGTTCGGCTGGAAGGTGCGCTTGCTCACGATGCTGTCCTTAGTGACGTAAGAATCATGGTTCTCGGATGGGCCGGTCGACGGCCACCGCTCGCCCACGACCAGGGGTGTCATGGGCACGCGGCGGGAGTCGTTCTGGGACGACCACACAACGGTACGGGGGCACCAGACGCGGGTCAAACTGACTCCCTACGCCCCATTGTCCTCCCGGTCCAGACGACACGCCGAGAGCGGGGTGCGTGGCTGGG contains these protein-coding regions:
- a CDS encoding ParA family protein; translation: MSDQPRQADRRSGAPTAASSYSVPVPSNDESTPLAAAAQEHVSLLRRATAVSTFDRPVNTRVFVVANQKGGVGKTTTTVNVAAALAQKGLRVLVVDLDPQGNASTALNIPHSEGTPGVYEAIVEGTDLHELVQPCPDIEGLTVLPASIDLAGAEIELVSLVARESRLDRALQSYLRAREQAGDRIDYVLIDCPPSLGLLTVNAMVAGREVLIPIQCEYYALEGLGQLVRNIDLIRSHLNPKLEITTILLTMFDGRTRLSAGVAQEVRSHFGDIVISTPIPRSVRISEAPSYQQSVITYDSTSSGALSYLEAAREIAVAGTKAR
- the rsmG gene encoding 16S rRNA (guanine(527)-N(7))-methyltransferase RsmG, which gives rise to MFASRLDLAERYAHTLATDGVVRGLIGPREVPRIWDRHIMNSAVVAPRLPQGATVADVGTGAGLPGLVWAIARPDIQMTLIEPLLRRTNFLEEVVADLGLDNVEVLRSRAEAVHATYDVVTARAVAGLDKLGRWCMPLVRPGGVLLAMKGRSAAEEVSTATATLHRLGATSIVVTTYDNGDVPTTVVEITK
- a CDS encoding protein jag, whose translation is MSDASKLENEGDIAADFLEGLLDIADLDGDIDMDVDGDRAAVAVVGGNLDHLVGRDGEVLDALQELTRLAVYRETGERSRLMLDVAGYRAARKAELAAIAGEAIDKVNAGEASVSLDPMNPFERKVVHDAVAAAGLASSSDGVEPHRYVVVHGAAAEAAAVADEGGE
- the yidC gene encoding membrane protein insertase YidC, coding for MFGFLGDIGGAIMTPLYYAVSGILLVWHKIFETLGMSGDSGWTWVLSIIGLTITIRTLLIPLFVKQIKSSRNMQLLQPQIKALQQKYKHDRERLTQEQMKLWKETGTNPFASCLPLILQMPIFFALFRVIDQAARNGAEGARGFMTAENAEQLQGAKLLGAQIADTFLKSDAIETKILTMSLVLIMCATQFTTQRQLMSKNMPADAMTGQYAQQQKMLLYILPVVFAVGGVAFPLGVLFYWTTSNFWTMGQQFYVIRNNPAPGTPAFKAKQERDRKRGKTVAEDPMKIEPVEAPKPAPRAQPKNQPRSQRKKPAQQPKSPTKKPAGQKAPAKQPKKKPDITANPPSTKNKNPKKGGHS
- the yidD gene encoding membrane protein insertion efficiency factor YidD, which translates into the protein MKTLLIWLLKGYRFAISPLYGQVCKYHPTCSAYALQAVETHGALRGTWLAVRRVLRCHPWSSGGYDPVPQSHRGEECSAS
- the rnpA gene encoding ribonuclease P protein component, with the protein product MTVAARVAPSCLPEPLLARSQRMRSGEDFRRTIRRGAKGVQPTLVTHVLPRSSVAETDGPTSVGFVVSKAVGSAVDRNRVKRQLRHLMRERVGILPPGSRVVVRALPASNGSSSATLAQHLDAALARAGAR
- the rpmH gene encoding 50S ribosomal protein L34, which gives rise to MSKRTFQPNNRRRAKKHGFRLRMRTRAGRAILGDRRRKGRAKLSA